The Bacteroidota bacterium genomic sequence AGGTAAGCGGACTTGTATCACGCCAGTATGAAGTCATGTAGCCGTAGTATTGTGTGGTGTCGGTAGGATTTCCTCTCGGCGAGCCGTCATTATTATAGTACATGAACCGGTTCACTTTGCAGTATTCGCCGGCTTCATCCACAGCGCCGTCGTAATCGTTATCAATTCCGTCGCCGGCATCAGCCTGCGGGCCGCGCAAAAACATGATGCCCTGCGCCGGCGGATTGGCTCCGTAAGTGCCGGTTCCCGGTGCGCTGTTGCCACCATCGTTTACAGCGCCGTTGTAACCATACACCATTCCACGCAATACATCACTGCCAATGAAATCATCACCATACGCACCAATATCAAAATCGGCCCATTTACCTATAAACGTATTTACATAGTCATTCGTGGAGCGATTGTACACACGGTAATTGATAAACACGGTACTGTCGAGCCAGTTGCCCGGACGGCTGTAGGCGTAAACCGTCATGTGTATTTCGGTCTTAAACTTGCGTCCGCCGGTTTCGGTGTGCACATCGCGGTCGTCGTTATAGATGGCAAAGATCATCTGGTCGCCTTTGATGCAGGGGTATTCGCCCTGCATAGGTTCGTAGAGACCATTCTGATTCAGATCCACAAATGCGGCAAGCATGGTGGCTTGTCCCTGATTCGTATCGCCGTTGCCGGGCCATGTGGTAATTACGGCCGGAATGGTATAATTAGGATATAACGAAGGGTTGGCATACCAGTTCACAAAACTGTCGATCTGCGTTTTGTTTATTTTCCACACCTGTGCCCACTGGTTGTCAAAAGTGGTGTTATAGGCCGAAGGACTTGAAACCGGCCCGCCGAAAAAGTCAACACCCGCCTGCGAATATGTTTGTGCAGCCGTGTGCAGCAGGCCCGCTGTATCATAGCCGCCAATCCACATGGCATCGGCATAAAAAGTATGTTTGTTTGAATTTGCGGGCACTTCATACTGCGGCCCGAATGTGGTGTAGTTGGTAAACAAT encodes the following:
- a CDS encoding T9SS type A sorting domain-containing protein, whose amino-acid sequence is MNKKLLLSIAAVAAVFHSLSAQSTLGYSVLDINQAHAGVNSNGALFTNYTTFGPQYEVPANSNKHTFYADAMWIGGYDTAGLLHTAAQTYSQAGVDFFGGPVSSPSAYNTTFDNQWAQVWKINKTQIDSFVNWYANPSLYPNYTIPAVITTWPGNGDTNQGQATMLAAFVDLNQNGLYEPMQGEYPCIKGDQMIFAIYNDDRDVHTETGGRKFKTEIHMTVYAYSRPGNWLDSTVFINYRVYNRSTNDYVNTFIGKWADFDIGAYGDDFIGSDVLRGMVYGYNGAVNDGGNSAPGTGTYGANPPAQGIMFLRGPQADAGDGIDNDYDGAVDEAGEYCKVNRFMYYNNDGSPRGNPTDTTQYYGYMTSYWRDTSPLTYGGNGYGGTTQAHFMFPGSSDPQGFGTNMVPQAPWDEVSAGSTPGDRRGVGTSGPFTFEAGEMLCLDYAYLYARGNNGPASSVARLQQVADSTRYWYDPQPPCACNTVNPTGIHQSLTPTRTVSLYPNPASTVVFVNYEVKAANASWIITDITGRTVDTGLIAAGNSSQVNISNLPAGIYTLRIADGQTIAQARFVKQ